The genomic interval ACAATTCTGTCTTGTAAAAGCCCCCAAAGTAGTTGATCCAGCCCCGAATGACCGGATTAAACATTCGAGATAAATCCTCTATTTGCTTGTCCGGTTTAAGGTGGAGACGCCACCGGCGAATTTCCTGTCGCATGGCCTTGCAAGCCTTGCGACTGACACCCGGTGTGAAGTTTATGAAGAATTTACCATAACGATTCTTTGAACGCCGTGGACGAAATGTGTATCCCAGAAAATCAAACTTCTGCACGGGATTTTCTCCTCGACGATCATC from Candidatus Eisenbacteria bacterium carries:
- a CDS encoding group II intron reverse transcriptase/maturase; translation: DDRRGENPVQKFDFLGYTFRPRRSKNRYGKFFINFTPGVSRKACKAMRQEIRRWRLHLKPDKQIEDLSRMFNPVIRGWINYFGGFYKTELYSVLRHMNRALVQWARRKYKRLYRYRRRAEYWLGRIAKREPRLLAHWQMGVSPSVR